A section of the Rossellomorea marisflavi genome encodes:
- a CDS encoding peptide chain release factor 3: MKIDFIEEVKSRRTFAIISHPDAGKTTLTEQLLLFGGAIRAAGTVKGKKTGKYATSDWMEIEKQRGISVTSSVMAFDYNDFRVNILDTPGHQDFSEDTYRTLMAVDSAVMIIDSAKGIEAQTLKLFKVCRMRGIPIFTFINKLDRQGREPLELLEELEEVLGIQSYPMNWPIGMGKEFLGIYDRFHNRIEQFRVEEDDRFISLNDEGEIAGEHPLTESGLYQQALEDILLLNEAGNEFSKDRIASGELSPVFFGSALTNFGVQTFLETYLQFAPSPQPRNSDAGEIEPTADEFSGFVFKIQANMNPAHRDRIAFVRICSGQFERGMTVNLPRTGKPIKLSQSTQFLADDRSTVNEAVSGDIIGVYDTGTYQIGDTLVQGKKNFQYEKLPQFTPELFVRVTARNVMKQKHFQKGILQLVQEGAIQYYKTRTEDVILGAVGQLQFEVFEHRMKNEYNVDVKMESVGSKIARWIENEEDVKDTMSSQRSMLVKDRHGQMVFLFENDFAMRWFQDKHPEIKLYSLL, translated from the coding sequence ATGAAAATAGACTTTATTGAAGAAGTAAAATCAAGACGTACATTTGCGATCATATCCCATCCGGATGCCGGTAAAACGACTCTGACAGAGCAACTGCTGCTGTTCGGGGGAGCCATCCGCGCAGCCGGGACGGTCAAAGGGAAAAAGACCGGGAAGTATGCCACTTCCGACTGGATGGAAATTGAAAAACAGCGGGGAATCTCGGTCACAAGTTCCGTCATGGCCTTCGACTATAACGATTTCCGCGTCAACATCCTTGATACCCCTGGTCACCAGGATTTCTCCGAAGATACGTACCGGACCCTCATGGCCGTTGATAGTGCCGTGATGATCATCGATTCCGCAAAAGGGATCGAGGCACAGACGCTTAAGCTGTTCAAAGTATGCCGTATGAGAGGGATTCCGATCTTCACTTTCATCAATAAACTTGACCGTCAGGGACGCGAACCGTTGGAACTGTTGGAAGAGCTCGAAGAAGTACTGGGGATCCAATCTTACCCTATGAACTGGCCGATCGGAATGGGGAAAGAATTCCTCGGCATTTATGATCGTTTCCATAATCGCATCGAACAATTCCGTGTCGAGGAAGATGATCGCTTCATTTCCCTGAATGACGAAGGAGAGATTGCCGGTGAACATCCACTGACTGAAAGCGGCTTGTACCAGCAGGCACTTGAGGATATCCTTCTATTGAACGAAGCAGGAAATGAGTTCTCGAAGGACAGGATCGCCTCAGGAGAACTCTCTCCTGTATTTTTCGGAAGTGCCTTGACGAACTTCGGGGTACAGACATTCCTTGAAACGTATCTGCAGTTCGCTCCTTCTCCTCAACCGAGAAATTCGGATGCTGGAGAAATTGAACCGACAGCAGATGAGTTCTCCGGATTCGTATTCAAGATCCAGGCGAATATGAACCCTGCCCACCGTGACAGGATCGCCTTCGTACGGATTTGCTCGGGTCAGTTTGAGCGTGGGATGACGGTCAATCTGCCTCGAACAGGCAAGCCGATCAAGCTCAGTCAGTCGACCCAGTTCCTTGCAGATGATCGAAGCACCGTGAATGAAGCGGTCAGCGGGGACATCATCGGGGTATACGATACCGGGACCTACCAGATCGGAGATACCCTTGTCCAAGGGAAGAAGAACTTCCAGTATGAGAAACTGCCACAGTTCACTCCTGAATTATTCGTACGGGTGACAGCAAGGAACGTCATGAAGCAGAAGCACTTCCAAAAAGGGATCCTTCAACTTGTCCAAGAAGGAGCCATCCAGTACTATAAAACGCGTACAGAGGATGTCATCCTTGGGGCTGTCGGACAGCTCCAATTCGAGGTATTCGAGCACCGGATGAAGAATGAGTACAATGTAGATGTGAAGATGGAATCCGTCGGTTCCAAAATCGCACGCTGGATCGAGAACGAGGAAGACGTGAAGGACACGATGTCCAGTCAGCGAAGCATGCTGGTGAAGGATCGTCATGGACAGATGGTCTTCTTGTTTGAAAATGACTTTGCCATGAGATGGTTCCAGGATAAACACCCTGAAATCAAACTGTATAGCTTGCTATAA
- a CDS encoding NupC/NupG family nucleoside CNT transporter → MQYLWGIFGILVVLGIGFLFSSDKKRINYRSVIGGLIIQIIFAFLVLETSWGQSGLKWLTLGINEIINYSNEGIDFLFGGLFTEKSGIGYVFAFNVLPVVIFFSALISVLYYLNIMQFFIKIIGGALSKLLGTRKAESLSAAANIFVGQTEAPLVIRPYLSTMTKSELFAVMTGGLASVAGSVLVGYSLLGVPLEYLLAASFMAAPAGLVMAKLFVPETDDTPEPDSFKMEADSDSANVIDAAAKGASVGLQLALNIGAMLLAFIALVALINGILGLIGGVFGYSDLTLELILGYVFSPLAWAIGVPWSEAVTAGNFIGQKLVINEFVAYSNFAPVLGDLSDKAVAIISFALCGFANVSSLGILLGGLGNLAPNRRPEIAKMGLRAVLAGALASLLSAAIAGMFV, encoded by the coding sequence ATGCAGTATTTATGGGGGATTTTTGGAATTTTAGTTGTGTTGGGAATCGGCTTTCTCTTCTCATCCGATAAAAAGCGCATCAACTATCGGAGTGTGATCGGCGGGCTCATCATACAAATCATTTTCGCCTTCCTTGTATTGGAAACATCATGGGGTCAGAGTGGACTTAAGTGGCTTACCCTTGGAATCAATGAAATCATCAACTATTCCAATGAAGGTATTGATTTCTTATTCGGTGGATTATTCACTGAAAAATCCGGGATTGGATATGTGTTTGCTTTTAATGTTCTTCCAGTCGTTATTTTCTTCTCGGCTCTCATTTCTGTATTGTACTACCTGAATATCATGCAGTTCTTCATCAAAATCATCGGAGGAGCGCTTTCGAAGCTTCTTGGTACGCGTAAAGCTGAATCTCTTTCAGCTGCTGCCAATATCTTCGTAGGACAGACGGAAGCACCACTCGTCATCAGACCATATTTGTCTACGATGACCAAATCCGAACTATTCGCCGTCATGACAGGTGGGCTGGCTTCTGTTGCAGGATCCGTCCTGGTAGGCTATTCCCTACTTGGTGTGCCTCTCGAGTACCTGCTAGCCGCAAGCTTCATGGCCGCACCTGCCGGACTCGTAATGGCCAAGCTGTTTGTACCAGAAACCGATGACACCCCAGAACCTGATAGCTTCAAGATGGAAGCTGATTCTGATTCAGCAAATGTCATCGATGCTGCTGCAAAAGGAGCCAGCGTCGGTTTACAGCTTGCCTTGAATATTGGGGCGATGTTGCTTGCTTTCATTGCGCTTGTCGCTTTGATCAACGGAATCCTCGGCTTGATTGGGGGAGTATTCGGTTATTCCGACCTCACCCTTGAACTGATCCTTGGCTATGTCTTCTCTCCACTTGCATGGGCGATCGGGGTGCCTTGGAGCGAAGCGGTCACTGCAGGAAATTTCATCGGGCAAAAGCTCGTGATCAACGAATTTGTTGCCTATTCTAATTTTGCTCCTGTACTTGGTGATCTATCTGACAAAGCGGTTGCGATCATTTCCTTCGCCCTTTGTGGTTTCGCCAACGTATCTTCCCTTGGGATCCTCCTTGGAGGGCTTGGTAATCTGGCACCGAACCGTCGACCAGAGATCGCCAAAATGGGATTGCGGGCAGTGCTTGCTGGGGCACTTGCGTCACTTCTCAGTGCTGCCATCGCAGGAATGTTTGTCTGA
- a CDS encoding efflux RND transporter permease subunit, whose amino-acid sequence MKISDFSIRRPVFTIVTMILILILGGVSLSRIPLKLIPDLNPPVGVVVTSYPGAGPQEVVEKVTKPLEESLSTLPGLKNVQSTAQEGSNFILMEFSWSTSIEEIENDVLQRIDQAPLPDEAEKPRFLKFDPAQFPIIQFSLKADGDNNALRTLAERMKLELNRVPGVANVNVTGSFDDEITVNLDQEALEKKGLSQNDVVNTLRSNNITSPGDTIDTDGKTLTTRVMSELKSVKEIKGLTVTVDPKTGKKIPLSDVAEVEMKPVDDNTYTRADQESAVLFSVLQQSDANTATVSKAFQKELDALLKQEQYKDVDAEVLFDQGDYITDAIGSITNSLLLGGVFAMIVLFLFLRNVRSPLIVGVSIPYSVVVTFVLMFFAGFSLNIMTLGALALGIGMLVDNSIVVIENIYRHLAMGKSRKQAASEGAKEVGGAITASTLTTVAVFLPVVFISGLIGEIFTEFALTISFSLFASLVVALTVVPMMASRMLKEPKGNLEARRRRSKSRSRFKRSVEWTLSHRTIVLLATLILLGMSSWGATKVGTEFLPATDEGFFTMRVELENGSSVNETNAVVKAIEEKLENETNVQTAVSLVGTDQEQSFRGGKSGNIAEIYVKMKPFDEREQSIFSFADEVKPKLEKAAQEQNDTANIVFNLQSTSGSSPQTLTFNLRDTNEKRLDDGVEKLQKKLDGMDDVNEVTTDRMETIKEVQMKVDRGKALDQGLAPSQIGSLVQDVTRGVTATQIVTDDSEVVSVFVKYDRDITENLDSLKKLLIPNGQGKFIKLDSVVDFSIEDGPVSIKRIDQQSAVQFTVNYSSDTNLGTISNKVEKEIDKLDLPDETQVSFSGEKELLDDSINDMILALVLALVLVYMVMAAQFESFKYPFVIMFTVPLMVIGVALALLLTDTPISVPAVIGVIILAGIVVNNAIVIVDYIKQRKEDGMGSFDAIVTSAQDRIRPILMTALTTILGLVPLALGLGEGTEINQPMAIAVIGGLLTSTLLTVYIIPVIYSLFDKETRRRATRKRME is encoded by the coding sequence TTGAAAATAAGTGATTTTTCCATACGTAGACCGGTATTCACAATCGTCACCATGATCCTGATCCTGATTCTTGGAGGGGTATCCCTGTCGAGGATCCCCCTTAAGCTGATCCCGGATCTTAATCCACCTGTCGGAGTGGTCGTAACATCATACCCAGGGGCAGGACCACAGGAAGTGGTGGAAAAAGTAACGAAGCCCCTTGAAGAAAGCCTTTCCACACTGCCGGGCTTGAAAAACGTCCAATCGACTGCGCAAGAAGGATCGAATTTCATCCTTATGGAGTTCTCATGGTCCACATCCATTGAAGAAATCGAGAATGATGTACTGCAGCGGATTGATCAGGCACCGCTTCCGGACGAAGCAGAAAAGCCGAGGTTCCTCAAATTCGACCCGGCCCAATTCCCCATCATCCAGTTTTCACTGAAAGCGGATGGGGACAATAATGCCCTACGGACGTTGGCGGAGCGGATGAAGCTCGAACTCAACCGTGTACCAGGAGTCGCCAACGTAAATGTCACGGGTTCGTTTGATGATGAAATCACCGTCAATCTTGATCAGGAAGCTCTTGAGAAAAAAGGGTTGAGCCAGAATGATGTCGTGAATACCCTTCGCAGCAATAACATCACGTCTCCGGGAGATACAATCGATACGGACGGAAAGACACTCACGACACGTGTCATGAGTGAACTGAAGTCCGTGAAGGAAATCAAAGGACTCACCGTAACTGTCGATCCCAAAACGGGTAAGAAAATTCCCCTTTCCGATGTAGCAGAAGTGGAAATGAAGCCGGTTGATGATAATACATACACCCGGGCTGATCAAGAGTCCGCAGTGCTGTTCAGCGTGCTTCAGCAATCGGATGCCAATACTGCTACGGTGTCAAAGGCATTCCAGAAGGAATTGGATGCCCTTCTGAAACAGGAACAGTATAAAGATGTAGATGCAGAAGTATTGTTCGACCAAGGAGATTATATTACCGACGCCATCGGAAGCATAACGAATTCCCTCCTTCTCGGCGGCGTGTTTGCCATGATCGTCCTCTTCCTCTTCTTGAGGAATGTCAGAAGTCCTTTGATCGTAGGCGTTTCCATTCCGTATTCGGTGGTCGTGACGTTTGTTCTGATGTTCTTTGCAGGCTTCAGCCTGAATATCATGACCCTTGGTGCCCTCGCACTCGGTATCGGTATGCTGGTCGATAACTCGATTGTCGTCATTGAAAACATCTACAGGCACCTTGCCATGGGGAAATCACGTAAACAGGCAGCCAGTGAAGGGGCGAAGGAAGTGGGAGGAGCCATCACGGCTTCCACACTGACAACCGTCGCTGTTTTCCTTCCTGTCGTGTTCATTTCCGGCCTCATAGGGGAAATCTTCACTGAATTTGCCTTGACCATATCCTTCAGCCTCTTCGCCTCACTTGTTGTGGCCCTGACCGTTGTACCGATGATGGCAAGCCGCATGCTCAAGGAGCCTAAGGGGAATCTTGAAGCAAGAAGAAGAAGATCGAAGTCCCGTAGCCGGTTCAAGCGATCGGTGGAGTGGACCCTGTCCCATCGAACCATTGTCCTCCTGGCTACCCTCATCCTGCTCGGCATGAGCAGCTGGGGAGCCACAAAGGTTGGTACGGAATTCCTGCCGGCTACAGATGAAGGATTCTTCACCATGAGGGTAGAACTCGAGAACGGTTCTTCGGTCAATGAAACAAACGCAGTAGTCAAAGCGATCGAAGAAAAACTTGAAAACGAAACGAACGTACAGACAGCTGTCAGCCTCGTGGGGACTGATCAAGAGCAGTCATTCAGGGGAGGCAAGTCAGGGAATATTGCAGAAATTTATGTGAAGATGAAGCCTTTTGACGAACGTGAACAGTCCATCTTTTCATTTGCCGATGAAGTAAAACCGAAGCTGGAGAAAGCGGCTCAAGAACAAAATGATACGGCAAACATCGTATTCAATCTACAATCCACTTCCGGTTCCAGCCCTCAGACCCTTACCTTCAATCTGAGAGATACAAATGAGAAGCGGCTGGATGATGGAGTTGAAAAGCTTCAAAAAAAATTAGATGGGATGGATGACGTAAACGAAGTCACAACGGATCGCATGGAAACGATCAAAGAAGTCCAGATGAAGGTTGACCGCGGGAAGGCACTCGATCAAGGACTCGCTCCTTCCCAAATCGGCTCGTTGGTTCAGGATGTGACCAGAGGGGTAACGGCTACACAGATTGTCACAGACGACTCAGAAGTCGTTAGCGTATTTGTTAAATATGATCGTGACATCACGGAAAACCTGGATTCGTTGAAGAAACTCCTGATACCTAATGGTCAGGGGAAATTCATCAAGCTGGACTCTGTCGTTGATTTCTCCATTGAAGACGGACCGGTGAGCATCAAACGGATCGATCAGCAGTCGGCTGTTCAATTCACTGTCAATTATTCTTCTGATACGAACCTAGGAACGATATCCAATAAGGTGGAAAAAGAAATCGATAAGCTCGACCTTCCTGATGAAACACAAGTATCCTTCTCTGGGGAAAAAGAGCTTCTTGACGATTCAATCAATGACATGATCCTAGCTCTTGTATTGGCTCTTGTCTTGGTATACATGGTCATGGCAGCACAGTTTGAGTCATTTAAATATCCGTTTGTTATCATGTTCACAGTTCCGCTCATGGTCATCGGAGTCGCATTGGCCTTATTGCTGACAGATACCCCTATCAGCGTTCCAGCTGTGATCGGAGTGATCATACTTGCAGGTATCGTCGTGAACAATGCCATCGTCATCGTTGATTACATCAAACAGCGTAAGGAAGACGGAATGGGGAGCTTTGATGCCATTGTTACGTCTGCACAGGACCGGATCCGCCCGATACTCATGACGGCGTTGACGACGATTCTTGGACTGGTGCCTCTTGCCCTCGGATTGGGTGAAGGGACAGAAATCAATCAGCCAATGGCCATTGCCGTAATTGGAGGGTTACTCACCAGTACGCTTTTGACTGTGTACATCATTCCCGTCATTTACAGCCTTTTTGATAAAGAGACACGAAGAAGAGCAACAAGGAAAAGAATGGAATAA
- a CDS encoding TerC family protein: protein MDASMLLEYGWVLLILIGLEGILAADNAVVMAVMVKHLPEEQRKKALFYGLMGAFIFRFAALFLISFLVNVWQVQAIGAIYLFYVAIHHFIKKRKGEGAVDNAENKGSGFWMTVLKVELADIAFAVDSMLAAVALAVTLRPTGWFEVGGIDGGQFTIMFLGGVIGLVIMRFAATWFVKLLEKYPTLESTAFLIVGWVGVKLAVFTLAHPDVAILDHHFPESKVWKLIFWTVLIILSIGGYLLSKKRANAAQTGS, encoded by the coding sequence ATGGATGCATCAATGTTATTAGAATATGGATGGGTACTCCTCATCCTCATCGGTCTGGAAGGAATCCTTGCAGCCGACAATGCAGTCGTCATGGCCGTCATGGTCAAACATCTACCTGAAGAGCAGCGGAAGAAAGCGTTGTTCTATGGATTGATGGGAGCCTTCATCTTCCGTTTCGCCGCCCTTTTCCTCATCTCATTCCTTGTAAATGTTTGGCAGGTGCAGGCAATCGGAGCCATCTACCTGTTCTACGTCGCCATCCATCACTTCATCAAGAAGCGTAAGGGTGAAGGGGCTGTTGATAACGCCGAGAATAAAGGATCAGGTTTCTGGATGACTGTCCTGAAAGTCGAGCTTGCGGATATCGCCTTTGCGGTAGACTCCATGCTTGCCGCAGTGGCCCTGGCCGTAACGCTGAGACCGACAGGATGGTTCGAAGTCGGAGGGATCGATGGTGGACAGTTTACCATCATGTTCCTTGGTGGGGTCATCGGTCTAGTGATCATGCGTTTCGCCGCTACATGGTTCGTCAAGCTTCTGGAGAAATACCCCACTCTGGAATCTACAGCGTTTCTTATCGTAGGCTGGGTAGGCGTCAAGCTTGCCGTGTTCACCCTCGCCCATCCGGATGTCGCAATACTGGATCATCATTTCCCAGAGTCCAAGGTATGGAAACTGATCTTCTGGACCGTTTTGATCATCCTTTCCATCGGCGGATACCTCTTGTCGAAGAAGCGGGCAAATGCAGCCCAAACAGGGTCTTAA
- a CDS encoding EAL domain-containing protein produces MKTTCIHCGVTMQYESKGQLNVPSIGQAFIYRSKEELEGVAKSLAEHSDEIQVHLNGKHQMTASELHYRLKYEEVVTLIQSERFISHLQPIINVASGEIYGYESLLRSNSRTLNPGLLFKAASLTGFHSMLDQKARRAAIEAKSKYVPRGVKSFINFLPSTIYNPEFCLRHTFQIVEDFGVDPNDLVFEVVETEKIEDIDHLKKVLNVYKREGMRVALDDVGSGFADPELLTLLNPDYVKIDRSYIDHCDESPDKQAFLRKIIHLARERGITVLGEGIERKEELEYCRSIGIDLAQGYFIGKPMERPLIPSFTFD; encoded by the coding sequence ATGAAAACCACGTGCATCCATTGCGGTGTGACCATGCAGTATGAATCCAAAGGACAATTGAATGTACCATCGATCGGGCAAGCGTTTATCTATCGGTCCAAGGAGGAGTTGGAGGGGGTGGCCAAGTCACTTGCCGAGCATTCCGATGAAATTCAAGTTCATCTAAATGGCAAACACCAGATGACCGCTTCTGAACTCCACTACCGACTTAAATATGAAGAGGTCGTCACGTTAATTCAGTCTGAGAGATTCATCAGCCATCTCCAGCCTATTATCAATGTTGCATCGGGAGAAATTTACGGATATGAATCATTGCTGAGGAGTAATTCAAGGACATTGAATCCAGGGCTTTTATTCAAAGCGGCATCTCTTACAGGATTCCACTCCATGCTTGATCAGAAAGCGAGGCGTGCAGCCATAGAGGCGAAGAGTAAATACGTTCCGCGCGGTGTGAAAAGCTTTATCAATTTCCTTCCATCCACCATCTACAATCCGGAATTTTGTTTGCGTCACACATTCCAGATCGTAGAAGATTTCGGAGTCGACCCGAATGATCTCGTGTTCGAGGTCGTAGAAACCGAAAAAATCGAAGATATTGATCATTTGAAGAAGGTATTGAATGTATATAAAAGGGAAGGAATGAGGGTCGCACTCGACGATGTGGGCTCCGGATTTGCCGATCCTGAACTCCTTACCCTCCTGAATCCCGATTATGTGAAAATCGACCGCTCCTATATCGATCATTGCGATGAGAGTCCAGACAAGCAGGCCTTTCTGCGGAAAATCATCCATCTGGCACGCGAACGAGGCATCACGGTGTTAGGGGAAGGAATCGAGAGAAAGGAAGAACTCGAGTATTGCCGAAGCATCGGTATCGATCTTGCTCAAGGTTATTTCATAGGGAAGCCGATGGAACGTCCATTGATTCCTTCATTCACTTTTGATTGA
- the nhaC gene encoding Na+/H+ antiporter NhaC: MNKHISNRPKVWEAAFILIMVLSMIGTFLIKLETVPHIPIAVALILLTIYGLVKKVSFKSIEEGMISGIQGGLGAILLFIFIGMLVGSWLTSGTIQTIMYGGFSFLTPAYFYAIAFLITALCGVIVGSSLTTAATIGVAIIGISETMGLSMGITAGAIVSGAFFGDKMSPLSDTTNLASSVVKVDLFEHIRNMAWTTIPAFIISVILFAVLSPDGKSAGLGDLDALKQALGDTGVIHWYSLIPLLLLVVMVMMKIPALLTLAINIVVSTGLAFIHGMIGGKAILNALFSGYVSKSGNEALDSLLTRGGIDSMMFTIGLVILSLSLGGLLFKLGIIPVLLEKVSSILQSASRTIFTTALTAIGLNFAIGEQYLSILLTGEAFQEQYKKIGLHPKNLSRTLEDAGTVINALVPWGVSGIFIAEVLGVPTLTYLPFAFFCLLSPILTILFGFTGWTITKTDGKTAER; encoded by the coding sequence TTGAACAAACATATTTCAAACAGGCCAAAAGTCTGGGAAGCTGCCTTCATTCTCATCATGGTTCTGTCCATGATCGGCACCTTTCTCATCAAACTGGAGACGGTTCCTCATATCCCCATTGCCGTTGCCCTCATCCTTCTTACCATTTACGGATTGGTGAAAAAGGTCTCCTTTAAATCAATCGAAGAAGGAATGATTTCAGGCATTCAAGGAGGTCTGGGTGCCATTCTCCTGTTCATATTCATTGGGATGCTCGTGGGGAGCTGGCTAACGAGCGGTACGATCCAGACCATCATGTATGGTGGATTTTCTTTTCTCACCCCCGCTTATTTCTATGCCATTGCCTTTTTGATCACCGCCCTTTGCGGAGTCATCGTTGGTAGCTCTTTGACTACAGCGGCAACCATCGGTGTCGCTATCATCGGGATTTCTGAAACCATGGGGTTATCCATGGGGATCACAGCCGGTGCCATCGTTTCCGGGGCGTTTTTCGGGGATAAGATGTCACCATTATCCGATACCACGAATCTTGCATCTTCCGTCGTGAAGGTTGACCTTTTTGAACACATAAGGAATATGGCATGGACCACGATCCCCGCCTTCATCATTTCGGTGATCCTGTTTGCCGTTTTATCACCGGACGGAAAGAGTGCAGGTCTTGGAGATCTGGATGCCCTTAAACAGGCATTGGGGGATACGGGAGTTATCCATTGGTATAGTCTAATCCCGCTGCTCCTGCTTGTCGTCATGGTGATGATGAAGATTCCTGCTTTGCTGACGCTTGCCATTAATATTGTCGTGTCAACCGGCCTTGCCTTCATTCACGGAATGATAGGGGGAAAGGCAATCTTGAATGCCCTGTTCTCCGGATATGTTTCAAAGTCTGGAAATGAAGCCCTTGATTCACTGTTAACAAGAGGAGGGATCGACAGCATGATGTTTACCATCGGACTTGTCATCCTGTCTCTGAGCCTTGGGGGACTTCTATTCAAGCTGGGGATCATACCGGTCCTCTTGGAGAAAGTCAGCTCCATCCTTCAGTCTGCAAGCAGAACAATCTTTACTACGGCTTTGACGGCAATCGGTTTGAACTTTGCCATTGGGGAACAATACCTTTCCATCTTGTTGACGGGAGAAGCATTCCAGGAGCAGTATAAAAAAATCGGGCTTCATCCTAAGAATCTTTCCAGGACTCTTGAAGATGCCGGAACGGTCATCAACGCCCTAGTACCGTGGGGCGTGAGCGGTATCTTCATTGCAGAGGTGCTAGGTGTACCGACACTCACCTATCTTCCTTTTGCATTCTTCTGCCTTCTGTCTCCCATCCTGACCATCCTATTCGGCTTCACGGGTTGGACGATTACGAAAACTGACGGAAAAACCGCTGAGCGTTAA